The following proteins are encoded in a genomic region of Mahella australiensis 50-1 BON:
- the cphA gene encoding cyanophycin synthetase, protein MHICELKAYKGRNIFSHKPVIKLVIDLENFDNVATKDITDFNQRLLQMFPGLRQHRCSPGYEGGFVERLYEGTYLAHVIEHLSLEIQHCLGYDVSFGKARCIDGNSQYLIVFAYDVECVGLEAARLAIDITEALINQQSIDTDNRLKKLKVKAAGAQLGPSTQALVNAARESDIPIMRIGDGSILQLGYGKYQKRIEATITENTSCIAVDIACDKMITKSILADIGIPVPIGQSCSEADEAISIAESIGYPVVVKPKGGNQGKGVWLELNNPEAVKQAFKSASLFDQEIIVEKYIKGRDYRVLVVGDKIIAVSEKIPPYVVGDGHHTIVELVNMINSDERRGDDHERPLTKIKIDEQVTSYLHKNGLNIDSIPQSGQKVYLRVNGNLSTGGIAIDRTDKIHPYNADLALRAARIIGLDVAGIDITALDIDVPLDGVNGAIIEINAAPGIRMHHYPYKGKPRNAAKAIIDMLYPQGQRSSIPIVSVTGSNGKTTTVRIIAHMLRTQGLNVGMTTTGGIYINDECIMKGDTTGPASAQIILSDKSVEAAVLETARGGIIRSGLGYDLSDVGVITNITGDHLGIDGIHTLEDMLHVKSLIVEAVKDNGYAVLNADDAISVQAARRVRCNLIYFSFNQNNILIQHQIDNGRPAVYLKDDYIVLFDGENIYNVIAVDEIPATWEGKLTYNIENSMAAVAAGYGIKVPVSVMEKALRTFYSDSLQNPGRFNIFNVRDFRVIVDYAHNVESYKSVISALKQMNPARLIGVIGAPGDRRDEDIIEMGRIAGYGFDRIIIKEDIELRGRQTGEVSRLLQQGALRAGMPKSSMNIILSETDAISAAMGQAQPGDIVIVFYERLEPILDAIKKASPLEPHVFSPPQNMLL, encoded by the coding sequence TTGCACATCTGTGAACTCAAAGCATACAAAGGCAGAAATATATTCAGCCACAAACCGGTTATAAAGCTGGTGATAGATCTCGAAAATTTCGATAATGTTGCTACCAAGGATATAACAGATTTCAATCAACGTTTACTTCAAATGTTTCCCGGCTTGAGACAACATAGATGCTCGCCGGGATACGAGGGGGGTTTCGTAGAACGTCTGTATGAGGGAACCTATCTGGCCCATGTTATAGAACACCTATCATTGGAGATACAACATTGCCTGGGCTACGATGTATCCTTTGGCAAAGCCCGCTGCATAGATGGAAATTCTCAATATCTAATAGTATTCGCATATGATGTCGAATGTGTCGGTTTAGAAGCTGCGCGGCTGGCAATAGACATTACGGAGGCATTGATAAATCAGCAAAGCATTGATACCGATAACAGGTTAAAAAAGCTAAAAGTCAAGGCCGCCGGCGCACAGCTCGGTCCCAGTACACAAGCTCTAGTAAATGCCGCCAGAGAAAGCGATATACCGATAATGCGTATAGGCGATGGCAGTATACTGCAATTAGGCTATGGTAAATATCAAAAACGAATAGAAGCCACTATAACCGAGAATACAAGCTGTATCGCGGTGGATATAGCTTGTGATAAAATGATTACAAAATCCATATTAGCAGATATCGGTATACCCGTTCCCATTGGTCAAAGCTGCTCAGAAGCGGACGAAGCGATATCGATAGCCGAAAGCATCGGTTATCCCGTGGTAGTAAAGCCTAAAGGCGGAAATCAGGGCAAAGGCGTATGGTTAGAACTTAATAACCCCGAGGCTGTAAAGCAAGCATTCAAAAGCGCCAGCCTGTTCGACCAAGAGATAATAGTAGAAAAATATATAAAGGGCCGCGATTATAGAGTACTGGTAGTAGGAGATAAGATAATAGCCGTATCCGAGAAGATACCGCCTTACGTCGTAGGTGACGGCCACCACACTATAGTCGAACTGGTAAATATGATCAATAGTGACGAAAGGCGCGGTGATGATCATGAACGTCCTCTCACTAAGATCAAAATAGACGAACAGGTAACATCCTATCTGCACAAAAACGGTTTAAACATCGACTCCATACCTCAAAGCGGGCAAAAAGTGTATTTAAGGGTAAACGGCAACCTCAGTACCGGCGGGATAGCAATTGATCGCACAGACAAAATTCATCCTTACAACGCAGATTTGGCACTGCGCGCTGCCAGAATTATAGGCCTAGATGTAGCTGGTATAGACATAACGGCCTTGGATATAGATGTTCCATTAGACGGCGTAAACGGTGCCATCATCGAGATCAATGCGGCACCCGGCATACGCATGCATCACTATCCTTATAAAGGAAAACCGAGAAATGCCGCCAAAGCCATAATAGACATGCTTTATCCTCAAGGGCAACGCTCGTCAATACCCATAGTGTCAGTTACAGGCAGCAATGGCAAAACCACCACCGTGCGCATAATCGCCCATATGTTGCGCACCCAGGGCCTCAATGTTGGTATGACCACAACGGGAGGCATATATATCAACGATGAGTGCATAATGAAAGGTGACACTACAGGGCCGGCTAGTGCACAGATAATATTAAGCGACAAATCGGTGGAAGCTGCCGTATTGGAAACCGCACGAGGTGGCATAATACGCTCGGGACTAGGTTATGATCTCAGCGATGTAGGCGTCATCACCAATATAACTGGCGATCACCTGGGGATAGATGGTATACACACATTGGAGGATATGCTGCATGTCAAATCCCTGATAGTGGAAGCAGTTAAGGATAACGGCTATGCCGTGCTCAACGCTGATGACGCTATATCGGTACAAGCAGCTAGGCGCGTACGCTGCAACCTAATTTACTTCTCCTTTAATCAAAATAACATCCTGATACAGCATCAGATAGACAACGGGCGGCCTGCGGTATATCTAAAAGACGATTATATAGTACTGTTCGACGGTGAAAATATATACAATGTTATAGCCGTTGATGAGATACCCGCCACATGGGAAGGAAAGCTCACCTACAATATTGAGAATAGCATGGCAGCCGTAGCAGCTGGCTATGGTATAAAAGTACCTGTATCGGTTATGGAAAAGGCTCTTCGGACATTCTACAGCGACTCGCTGCAAAACCCCGGGCGATTCAATATATTCAATGTCCGCGACTTCAGGGTTATAGTCGATTACGCACACAACGTCGAAAGCTACAAATCGGTCATAAGCGCGTTAAAACAAATGAATCCCGCCAGGCTTATAGGCGTCATAGGGGCACCAGGTGACCGAAGGGATGAAGATATTATCGAGATGGGCCGCATAGCAGGTTATGGATTCGATCGCATAATAATAAAAGAGGATATAGAGCTACGAGGAAGGCAAACGGGCGAAGTAAGCCGCCTGCTTCAGCAAGGAGCGCTGAGAGCAGGCATGCCAAAAAGCAGCATGAATATCATATTATCGGAAACTGACGCCATAAGCGCCGCCATGGGTCAGGCGCAACCGGGCGATATAGTAATAGTATTCTACGAAAGATTAGAG
- a CDS encoding cyanophycinase encodes MNNKVKGNLIIIGGAEDKYGDRRILKETVLLSGGNDSIILIITVATEYQKEVGNEYIDIFDQLGVKDVKVLNINDRQDANKQKYADAIYNASCVFFTGGDQLRISSILGGTLADEALLRAYEDGLLIAGTSAGASAMSQTMIVSGEDDDSPRKCTLKMAPGLGLLKGAVIDQHFAQRGRIGRLLSAIAQNPYMLGIGIDEDTAIHVMPNGCFRVIGSGAVTVLDGIHIDYTNVSELKPDQPLALTNITLHILPASYGFDMNIRQPLLTYDTKQEETSIAHL; translated from the coding sequence ATGAATAATAAGGTCAAAGGAAATTTGATCATTATAGGTGGCGCCGAAGATAAATACGGCGACCGCAGAATATTAAAAGAAACTGTGTTATTAAGCGGTGGCAACGACAGCATTATACTTATAATCACGGTCGCTACCGAATATCAAAAAGAGGTTGGCAATGAATATATAGATATATTCGATCAATTGGGAGTAAAAGATGTAAAAGTGTTGAATATAAACGACAGACAGGACGCTAATAAGCAAAAATATGCCGATGCAATATACAATGCCAGCTGCGTCTTTTTTACAGGCGGCGATCAGCTTCGCATAAGCAGTATACTCGGCGGCACGTTGGCAGATGAGGCGTTATTGCGGGCCTATGAAGATGGACTGCTCATAGCAGGCACCAGCGCCGGCGCTTCGGCGATGAGCCAAACTATGATAGTATCAGGTGAAGATGACGATTCGCCTCGAAAATGTACGTTGAAAATGGCGCCTGGCCTTGGATTATTGAAAGGTGCGGTAATAGACCAGCACTTTGCACAACGGGGAAGGATAGGCAGATTACTATCAGCTATAGCGCAAAATCCATATATGCTCGGCATAGGCATAGATGAAGATACCGCCATACATGTTATGCCGAATGGCTGTTTCCGCGTCATAGGTTCTGGAGCCGTAACGGTATTGGATGGTATACATATCGACTATACCAATGTATCGGAACTAAAACCCGATCAACCATTGGCTCTAACCAATATAACATTGCATATCCTTCCAGCAAGCTACGGGTTTGATATGAACATACGTCAACCATTGTTAACTTATGACACAAAACAGGAGGAGACAAGCATTGCACATCTGTGA